A single Balneola sp. DNA region contains:
- a CDS encoding DUF4440 domain-containing protein gives MKRIISSIIFTLLLTGTGILAQTEVDELWKEVSRTVAEGDFEGYSATFHTDAILVNGISKKSYPISNALNGWKQGFDDTKAGKMTASVEFRFSERLIGSVTAHETGIFKYSSQQEGGEAQTVYIHFESLSSRTSGTWKMMMEYQVKIATEEEWAELE, from the coding sequence ATGAAACGGATTATTTCTTCAATCATTTTCACTTTATTGCTAACAGGAACAGGGATACTTGCTCAAACAGAGGTAGATGAACTTTGGAAGGAAGTTTCGAGGACGGTAGCAGAAGGGGATTTTGAAGGGTATAGTGCTACTTTTCACACAGATGCCATTCTTGTGAATGGTATTTCAAAAAAAAGCTACCCGATCTCCAATGCATTAAATGGCTGGAAACAAGGTTTTGATGATACAAAAGCTGGAAAAATGACGGCCAGTGTAGAGTTTCGATTTTCAGAAAGATTGATTGGTTCTGTCACAGCTCATGAAACCGGGATTTTTAAATACTCATCTCAACAGGAGGGAGGTGAAGCTCAAACAGTTTACATCCATTTCGAATCCCTTAGCTCCAGAACATCGGGCACTTGGAAAATGATGATGGAATACCAGGTTAAGATAGCTACAGAAGAGGAGTGGGCTGAGTTGGAGTGA